A part of Papilio machaon chromosome 23, ilPapMach1.1, whole genome shotgun sequence genomic DNA contains:
- the LOC106720021 gene encoding uncharacterized protein LOC106720021 isoform X2: MPMEHREILEDERKIKNVATRIMSNGVEVLVKDKSTDGKQDPRKFKFIHITSMKPPKFHTSTSLPPNKSLLTSAVSTVTNLQTPSMYPIQQLMQHNYIIKTCMTTYTYLTTVVQNKRSAISTFETIVSVITTESLTNMYASDLLGDLKPTKLKFMEIKTIQPSAPSTMYVSAYTKIDKRFDNQQGDIHNFDLIQPSEVGQPSCSTSCSCSDTKTESLKTKYTSSAPETYNTKASNHDFVKVEVRPTQKESDKNSQYNMYDSEHNVHSAPTDKIVEKYTEVINDYSDEKDSNSIKESDLLTNEQAPTTSNTDKISNKEPEKNKPDKSPKPNKNNFIVADLLKLGSLSIKGLSQLAPVIEKMTDTFMKRQDINKTATTTTTTTNKPAKKITPYIANKRVDNDMEFKHNNFPIYIPVDEMETSESQIAFTNATLHQNFAWAAEFKQPKANKAPPKIRHESPLVNGGIPISPGEIITANSDVIVGKPAVGGPFTLGSSGMKLQNPVNPPPIDNYMSNNEPYLVAAKLPLGDGALMPTKADDSFDLRPPEQPKIKPKPNREQNRLPNSNIKNMYSNNKNIQSSLFNQQNISDQKKDSAIGSHGMSAFLDYIPSYSKPTSKSPLEHHVDFRPFNNGNIKEEVLDNNPSSSEIISTSVTTDGEYAVSISPDSVNKPFLVDIQPSRVANVIIPHGSSTALVFAGSSEPHKTGEYIDDPLPYPEPGYFGSFSIDAPQMTNVHNVVPNNNQFLIKPGNPSSVSLKQYPSTQQDHHYRSDGKVKWKDNKRPIGLNNLPPPVSTQESHLYVGPQVVYNPDAYRGSNQKTNLNRENDKPKSGKEIIDKEYENYLAVPPPPPPKMHVNHDNRFENNKPYNQRPVIHTQPIQDMKVFLNVQHPVPKTTNNDRMPPKVTSEVYFAAQAPNTKSTSTYTIQLPPTKPTYGRPQGKLPNNYAQTSKNNHTFIAQTSGLPLGTVSAPNLDNKSQLHDNRNDKVKFNAAPNVRDRDKTIQSLSFTTSSPISTPTSLPQLNTDIPIGSNIVIRVEDDPSRFESSPIHSNKQPKVTYNNHDHVHSEVLLQNNQWNKSQVDKELTYGRPISNDDIVEGHFKKDVFPSLPPSLNSHANFPMINDHIITKHDFSSKNTNNVDNKQRPAISKPNTPTNSHGWYSGSYFNENNLKNINNIHIEVTTRKVIPISNDYNSDNIPDFGHKIASIGKPPVWQDSQDFTSYLSIGKPFSKSPEYINSSLSTPTTKIPSTRRPNLPSNIGSHQPAYDIPIRDNSHETTTIKTNNKLQTNKIKPVYENSEEIYDGEDEFENNESEADGEVSLESMKVPVITSSSEADISHNFGPLQHKGHGFVPQKSENTNTKEDFNAGTQTEKPFGSFNNSQGYKSNEIKQIDYDRNPSMKPRPFTMNTVIPLDHQLQQPHWQINQLMENSSNASNEDKLDLNIGEEIGTSQKPTLKTDNKNYNKNRETEKDSRITTELNRTKVVNETPNIITSTVYIKDKKPLIVEVTEKSSLPTFTINSEFNKSQTDDIINLSPPPPAFDFNFKLTTKDEIIMGMSPPPPRTPSLVRPTLRPPLTSRPILPARTPPPYRALPPRTLPPRTAQPNKRPINKEEVSTYRPTYDIVNKLIRPNINRDQPSSQLLPPPIDLPSKIVQISEMEMQPPPVSASSLSPDVVFPTPVSTSWLTSTGIDFSSKFNFAPTSIHFPRPTKPSKVVEISDVISSENPNYSVSYESELSIENVDKSSSNNNANQGSHSQEADIDMSYESSASSEEFENHENHTSSFGLNKKTTEKVKVVSPINRNRTRKPYPVRTDDKKVNTGKTRLPSRPSINITPSRILNRPEILYPPRVTPNRNVVRPMSSRPVVPLATPILESSESSLADDFIKPTEVLEQTQLPSLLQPGMNTLIENTNTPTASLPSDTKILSSQSIHHAGNEVKISDDIIPTKTEFKTTVVTLTKTLSEPPKTVSSIGYVNLTHTLTVTHTKTSLVSQSEGAVTQTLVVTNTQTSTIVDVVTKIQTEVQPTTIVETVTKHIPILQVQPTTVKEVNEVTKTKLALDDISMSSEESENFIIKDAETTENIQKIDHDGENDNDTFFVVMNKSQNGGKSPPINTEIETGDYDITRNEQVNSNGVSQVLFGEILLAGTPYLETSNVHPSGFGKECQPDCKASRNERCQRIDGMMKCICRPGFARMFPDRPCKPTYTYSVKLALKSQGHDRLVFHESLSDNSSKQYHKLAVATHEGINRMIMQSDLRDVYHGVHISGFYPVDITPAKGEKYQGVINDFYVQLSDNAHESRLKEVIEKYLRNNNYSLGGTDVFAAGELMDKLNVSDFDECVSAQFHDCSEHARCFNLRGTYTCSCLEGYGDLSVNPLYPGRICSAEPVGCERCNYHGACYSRDDQRVLCECFQWHAGASCQINLKVVLISLVVCGALLTAVLGLCAVLACRRSPARPAHTPQRSIVACIQSMPSLHQGAVPSKKRADKRALIPERTESGDASSIQNASLPYMPSKRASSSKKFVAMCDPPAHAPPPPPPAPAVVIPRARLHPHHSDSRDNLARKRSLELSSEAKLISYLESGATNTNDEMRRKHSLESSYSAQKDRHNKQGALISAGFKVSTTIRPDETMDRDKKDDRDDMSSVNKTDIDGELSRFSTLRKSYSQEDLSEWTDAERRIGEL, translated from the exons ATGCCGATGGAACATCGGGAAATTCTAGAAGatgaaaggaaaataaagaATGTAGCCACGAGAATCATGTCGAATGGAGTTGAAGTGTTAGTGAAAGACAAAAGTACAGATGGCAAACAAGATCCG AGAAAATTTAAGTTCATTCATATCACATCTATGAAACCACCGAAATTTCATACGAGCACATCATTACCACCAAACAAATCATTGTTAACATCAGCTGTGTCGACTGTAACGAATCTACAAACGCCATCTATGTATCCGATACAACAACTAATGCAGCACAATTACATAATCAAGACATGTATGACAACTTACACATACTTAACAACAgtagtacaaaataaacgaAGTGCTATATCAACATTTGAGACAATAGTTTCAGTGATCACCACAGAATCATTGACAAACATGTACGCTTCAGACTTATTAGGAGATTTGAAGCCGACAAAA ctTAAATTCATGGAGATTAAAACCATACAACCATCAGCACCAAGTACTATGTATGTTAGTGCTTAtacaaaaattgataaaagatTTGATAATCAACAAGGTgatattcataattttgatttaatacaaCCATCTGAAGTCGGTCAACCATCATGTTCTACATCCTGCTCATGTAGTGATACAAAAACAGAAAgcttaaaaacaaagtatacAAGTTCGGCTCCAGAGACGTATAATACAAAAGCAAGTAATCATGACTTCGTTAAAGTAGAAGTACGACCAACACAAAAGGAATCAGACAAAAATAGTCAGTATAATATGTATGACTCTGAACATAATGTTCATTCAGCACCGACCGATAAAATAGTAGAAAAGTATACAGAAGTTATCAATGATTACTCGGATGAAAAGGATTCAAATTCTATTAAAGAAAGTGATTTACTTACTAACGAACAAGCTCCAACAACATCTAATACAGACAAAATATCCAACAAAGAGCCAGAAAAGAATAAACCAGATAAATCTccaaaaccaaataaaaacaattttattgtagcTGATCTTTTAAAACTAGGGTCTTTAAGTATAAAAGGATTATCACAATTAGCACCTGTTATTGAAAAGATGACAGATACGTTTATGAAGAGACAGGACATTAATAAAACTGcgacaacaacaactacaacaacCAATAAGCCAGCAAAGAAAATAACACCTTATATAGCTAACAAACGAGTCGACAATGACATggaatttaaacataataacttTCCAATTTATATACCTGTTGATGAAATGGAAACCTCTGAATCACAAATAGCATTTACAAATGCAACATTGCATCAAAACTTTGCCTGGGCCGCAGAATTCAAGCAACCAAAAGCTAATAAAGCGCCACCAAAAATAAGACACGAAAGTCCTTTAGTAAATGGAGGCATACCAATTAGTCCCGGAGAAATTATTACTGCAAATTCTGATGTAATTGTCGGTAAACCGGCTGTCGGTGGGCCATTTACATTGGGATCAAGTGGAATGAAATTACAGAATCCTGTAAACCCTCCACCGATTGACAATTATATGTCAAACAATGAACCTTATTTGGTTGCTGCAAAATTACCTTTAGGTGACGGTGCGTTGATGCCAACGAAGGCTGATGACTCATTTGATTTGAGACCTCCGGAAcaaccaaaaataaaacctaagcCGAATAGAGAACAAAATAGGTTACctaattctaatattaaaaatatgtattcaaataataaaaatatccagtcatctttatttaatcaaCAAAACATCTCAGATCAAAAGAAAGATTCAGCAATCGGTAGTCATGGTATGTCCGCCTTTTTGGACTACATTCCGTCTTATTCAAAACCTACTAGTAAATCACCTCTTGAGCATCATGTTGATTTTAGACCTTTTAACAATGgtaatataaaagaagaagTACTTGATAACAATCCCAGCTCCTCAGAAATAATAAGTACAAGTGTTACAACCGATGGAGAATATGCTGTTTCTATCAGTCCCGATTCAGTGAACAAACCGTTTTTAGTAGATATTCAACCTTCAAGAGTAGCAAATGTTATTATTCCCCACGGGAGTTCAACTGCTCTGGTTTTTGCTGGTTCATCAGAACCTCATAAAACTGGAGAATACATCGATGATCCTTTGCCGTATCCAGAACCAGGTTATTTTGGTAGTTTTAGTATAGATGCACCTCAAATGACTAACGTCCATAATGTTGTTCCAAATAATAACCAGTTTTTGATAAAACCTGGCAATCCCTCTTCAGTATCTTTGAAGCAATATCCATCTACGCAACAAGACCATCATTACAGAAGCGATGGAAAAGTTAAATGGAAAGATAATAAGCGGCCTATCGGTTTAAATAACTTACCACCTCCCGTTAGCACTCAGGAATCACATCTTTACGTAGGTCCGCAGGTTGTTTATAATCCTGATGCGTATAGGGGAAGTAATCAAAAAACAAACTTGAATCGGGAAAATGACAAACCTAAAAGTGGAAAAGAGATAATTGACAAAGAGTATGAGAACTACTTAGCTGTCCCACCGCCACCACCACCTAAAATGCATGTTAATCATGATAATCGTTTTGAAAACAACAAGCCTTACAATCAACGTCCCGTGATTCATACGCAGCCTATTCAAGATATGAAAGTTTTTCTAAATGTTCAACATCCAGTaccaaaaacaacaaataacgATCGCATGCCTCCTAAGGTAACTTCAGAAGTTTACTTTGCAGCTCAAGCTCCAAATACTAAGTCGACATCTACATATACTATTCAGTTACCACCAACAAAACCTACTTACGGAAGACCTCAAGGGAAACTACCAAACAATTATGCGcaaacaagtaaaaataatcatacttTCATCGCACAAACGTCTGGTTTACCTCTGGGTACAGTATCTGCGCCAAATTTGGATAATAAATCACAATTGCATGACAATAGAAATgacaaagttaaatttaacgcAGCGCCTAATGTAAGAGATAGGGATAAAACGATACAAAGCTTAAGTTTTACCACATCTAGTCCAATAAGTACACCTACATCATTACCTCAATTAAATACTGATATACCAATCGGCAGCAATATTGTTATAAGAGTTGAAGATGATCCATCAAGATTTGAAAGTTCACCTATACATAGTAATAAACAACCGAAAGTTACTTATAATAACCACGATCATGTACATTCGGAAGTTCTGTTACAGAATAACCAATGGAATAAATCACAAGTCGATAAGGAATTGACATACGGTCGCCCAATCAGTAATGATGATATTGTTGAAGGACATTTTAAGAAAGATGTCTTCCCATCTCTGCCACCATCTTTGAATAGTCACGCGAATTTCCCTATGATAAATGATCATATAATTACCAAACATGACTTCAGTTCGAAAAATACGAACAACGTGGATAATAAACAGAGACCGGCAATCTCAAAGCCAAATACTCCAACAAATTCTCACGGTTGGTACTCGGGCTCATATTTCAATGagaacaatttgaaaaatataaataacatacatattGAGGTAACAACCAGAAAAGTGATACCAATTTCCAACGATTATAATAGCGATAACATACCAGATTTCGGACACAAAATTGCCAGCATAGGAAAACCACCAGTATGGCAGGACAGTCAAGATTTTACAAGTTACTTAAGTATAGGTAAACCATTTTCGAAATCGCCAGAATACATAAATTCTAGTTTAAGTACCCCAACCACTAAAATACCATCAACTCGCAGACCTAATTTGCCTTCAAATATTGGATCACATCAACCAGCATATGACATACCAATCAGAGACAATAGTCACGAAACTACTAcgattaaaacaaacaataaactacaaacaaataaaattaagccaGTTTATGAAAATTCAGAGGAAATATATGACGGAGAAGatgaatttgaaaataatgaaagtGAGGCAGACGGAGAAGTTAGTTTAGAATCTATGAAAGTGCCCGTCATAACATCTTCTAGCGAAGCAGATATTTCTCACAACTTTGGACCCTTACAACACAAAGGTCATGGATTTGTACCACAAAAAAGTGAAAACACAAATACAAAAGAAGACTTTAATGCGGGCACTCAAACAGAGAAGCCGTTTGGTTCCTTTAATAACAGTCAAGGATATAAgtctaatgaaataaaacagattGATTATGACAGAAACCCGTCTATGAAACCAAGACCATTTACAATGAATACTGTTATACCACTTGACCATCAATTACAACAACCACACTggcaaataaatcaattaatggAAAATTCTTCTAACGCATCAAATGAAGATAAACTAGATTTGAATATAGGAGAGGAAATTGGTACATCACAAAAGCCGACATTgaaaacagataataaaaattataataagaacCGCGAGACAGAAAAAGACTCAAGAATAACAACAGAGTTAAATAGAACAAAGGTCGTTAACGAGACCCCGAATATCATAACGTCTACAGTGTATATCAAAGataaaaaacctttaataGTAGAGGTAACAGAAAAATCAAGCTTGCCTACCTTTACAATTAATAGTGAATTCAACAAATCTCAGACAGatgacattattaatttatcaccTCCCCCTCCCGCTttcgattttaatttcaaactgACAACAAAGGATGAGATTATAATGGGTATGAGTCCACCACCACCGAGAACACCATCTTTGGTAAGACCTACACTGAGACCACCTCTTACTTCTCGACCGATTTTGCCAGCACGAACACCTCCTCCTTATAGAGCGTTACCACCCAGGACATTACCACCTAGAACAGCACAGCCCAATAAGCGACCTATCAATAAAGAAGAAGTATCTACTTATAGGCCGACATATGATATAGTTAATAAGCTGATTCGTCCTAATATTAATCGCGATCAACCATCATCACAATTACTGCCTCCTCCAATAGATTTGCCATCCAAAATAGTTCAGATTTCAGAAATGGAAATGCAGCCACCGCCTGTTAGTGCATCTTCTTTAAGTCCTGATGTTGTTTTCCCAACACCTGTTTCAACAAGTTGGTTAACTTCAACTGGTATAGATTTCTcttcaaaattcaattttgcTCCAACTTCAATACATTTCCCTCGTCCTACTAAACCTTCTAAAGTCGTAGAAATATCTGACGTGATTTCATCCGAAAACCCCAACTATTCAGTTTCTTACGAAAGCGAACTCTCTATTGAAAATGTGGATAAATCTAGTTCTAATAACAATGCTAACCAAGGTTCACATTCACAAGAAGCGGACATTGATATGAGTTATGAGTCTTCTGCTTCTTCCGAGGAATTTGAGAATCACGAAAATCACACATCTTCCTtcggattaaataaaaagactaCAGAAAAAGTTAAAGTTGTTTCTCCAATAAACAGAAACAGAACACGCAAACCTTATCCTGTTCGAACTGACGACAAAAAGGTAAATACCGGCAAGACTAGATTGCCATCTAGACCGTCAATTAACATAACGCCAAGCAGGATTTTGAATAGGCCTGAAATTTTATATCCCCCTAGAGTGACGCCAAACCGTAACGTCGTAAGACCAATGTCTTCAAGACCCGTGGTACCTCTGGCAACACCAATATTGGAAAGCTCTGAGTCCTCACTTGCTGATGATTTCATAAAACCAACAGAAGTTTTAGAACAGACGCAATTACCGTCTTTACTACAACCTGGAATGAACACGTTAATAGAAAATACCAACACGCCAACTGCATCGTTACCTAGCGATACTAAGATCTTAAGTAGCCAATCCATTCACCACGCAGGTAATGAAGTAAAGATATCAGACGACATAATTCCAACTAAAACTGAATTTAAGACTACAGTCGTTACTTTAACGAAGACTTTATCAGAGCCGCCAAAGACGGTCTCAAGTATTggttatgttaatttaactcACACCTTAACTGTGACTCATACAAAGACAAGTCTCGTAAGCCAATCAGAAGGAGCTGTAACCCAGACTTTAGTTGTTACAAACACACAAACATCAACTATTGTTGATGTCGTAACTAAAATACAAACAGAAGTACAACCTACAACAATAGTAGAAACGGTAACTAAACACATACCCATACTACAAGTCCAACCAACAACTGTCAAAGAAGTTAATGAAGTGACAAAAACTAAATTGGCACTTGACGATATTTCGATGTCGTCTGAGGAAAGTGAGAACTTCATAATAAAAGATGCAGAAACTACAGAGAACATTCAAAAGATCGATCACGACGGAGAAAATGATAATGATACATTCTTTGTTGTAATGAACAAGTCACAAAACGGTGGTAAATCACCACCAATAAATACAGAAATCGAAACTGGTGATTATGATATTACGAGAAATGAGCAAGTGAACAGTAATGGTGTATCACAAGTTCTCTTTGGTGAAATATTACTAGCCGGAACCCCATATCTGGAAACTTCAAATGTTCATCCTTCTG gtTTTGGTAAAGAATGTCAGCCAGATTGTAAAGCATCTAGAAACGAGAGATGTCAAAGAATAGACGGAATGATGAAATGTATTTGTCGACCTGGCTTTGCTAGAATGTTCCCTGACAGACCTTGTAAAC CTACATACACATATTCTGTGAAACTAGCCCTGAAGTCTCAAGGTCATGATCGTCTTGTATTCCATGAGAGCTTGTCAGATAATTCAAGTAAACAGTACCACAAGTTAGCAGTCGCAACTCATGAAGGCATCAATAGAATGATAATGCAGTCAGATCTAAGAGATGTTTATCATGGTGTTCACATATCCGGATTCTATCCAGTTGATATCACGCCAGCTAAGGGAGAAAAATATCAAGGAGTTATAAATGATTTCTATGTTcag CTCTCAGACAATGCCCACGAGAGCAGATTGAAAGAAGTCATCGAGAAATACTTGAGGAACAATAACTATAGTCTTGGAGGAACTGACGTGTTTGCTGCTGGTGAACTGATGGATAAATTGAATGTCAGCG ATTTCGATGAGTGTGTGAGCGCGCAATTCCACGACTGTTCGGAGCATGCGCGCTGCTTTAACTTACGCGGGACCTACACTTGCAGCTGTCTGGAAGGATACGGGGATCTTAGTGTCAACCCGCTATACCCTGGCAGGATATGCTCGG CGGAGCCTGTGGGATGTGAGCGCTGTAACTATCACGGCGCGTGCTACTCGCGTGACGATCAGCGCGTGCTGTGCGAATGTTTCCAGTGGCATGCCGGCGCTTCCTGCCAGATTAACCTCAAAG TGGTACTGATATCTCTGGTGGTGTGTGGGGCGCTGCTGACGGCGGTGCTGGGTCTGTGTGCAGTGCTGGCTTGCCGGCGCTCCCCCGCGCGCCCCGCGCACACCCCGCAGCGCTCCATAGTCGCCTGCATACAGAGCATGCCCAGCTTGCATCAG GGTGCAGTTCCATCAAAGAAGCGAGCGGACAAGCGGGCGCTGATACcggagcggacggagtcaggCGACGCCTCTAGTATTCAGAACGCGTCTTTGCCATATATGCCGTCTAAG